The Spiroplasma citri genome has a segment encoding these proteins:
- a CDS encoding lipoprotein, whose translation MKKWLSIIGAIGLNATSTTTLISCEKSKKPNNNEENKPTPKPSYNPQKPPEGSNWKLIENNYSNEIKNINNKWYSVIFNFGNYKIVNFYYLYF comes from the coding sequence ATGAAAAAATGACTTAGCATAATAGGAGCAATTGGATTAAACGCAACAAGCACAACAACACTAATCAGTTGTGAAAAATCTAAAAAACCAAATAATAATGAAGAAAATAAACCGACACCAAAACCATCATATAATCCACAAAAACCACCAGAAGGTAGTAATTGAAAATTAATTGAAAATAATTATAGTAATGAAATTAAAAATATAAATAATAAATGATATTCAGTTATTTTTAATTTTGGAAATTATAAAATTGTTAATTTTTATTATTTATATTTTTAA
- a CDS encoding IS30 family transposase, whose translation MYSHLSFMDKVKLEQLLLSKIFLKKNGEQNISAIAKYLNRHRSTILREIKRFKTIDEYSTYKSDKMYYEKRKKNNKRFKFTEEQLNFIHLRFNVYHDSPSELIYRYFLKFKVKFPVCVKTLYKWIRLGFYGFLKQNLRHHGKKYKRKGKSDNRGKLTDFKSIWDIDNKVSNVGWLEMDTVVGKDHKSAILVLVEQLSKKYFAIKLENYTAREVEKKFKDIIIKNNLIGKIKGIITDRGKEFSKWREMEIFAETQVYFCDAGSPQQKPLIEYMNSELRHWFPKGTDFNKVSQKQIDWVVNVINDKLQPCLNWISAKEVFLQNIK comes from the coding sequence ATGTATAGTCATTTAAGTTTTATGGATAAAGTTAAATTAGAACAATTATTATTATCAAAAATTTTTTTAAAAAAGAATGGTGAGCAGAATATTTCTGCAATTGCTAAATATTTGAATAGACATCGTAGTACTATTTTACGAGAAATTAAGCGTTTTAAAACTATTGATGAATATAGTACTTATAAGTCAGATAAAATGTATTATGAGAAAAGAAAAAAGAATAATAAAAGATTTAAGTTTACAGAAGAACAATTAAATTTTATTCATCTGAGATTTAATGTTTATCATGATTCACCATCAGAACTTATTTATCGTTATTTTTTAAAATTTAAAGTTAAATTTCCCGTTTGTGTTAAAACATTGTATAAATGAATTCGTTTAGGTTTTTATGGTTTTTTAAAACAGAATTTACGACACCATGGTAAAAAATACAAAAGAAAAGGAAAATCTGATAATCGTGGTAAATTAACTGATTTTAAGTCAATTTGAGATATTGATAATAAAGTTTCTAATGTTGGATGACTTGAAATGGATACAGTGGTTGGTAAAGACCATAAATCTGCTATTTTAGTTTTAGTAGAACAATTAAGTAAAAAATATTTTGCAATAAAATTAGAAAATTATACTGCTAGGGAAGTTGAGAAAAAGTTTAAAGATATTATTATAAAAAATAATTTAATTGGAAAAATAAAAGGAATAATAACAGATAGAGGGAAAGAATTTAGTAAATGAAGAGAAATGGAAATATTTGCTGAAACACAAGTATATTTTTGTGATGCTGGTTCACCACAACAAAAACCTTTAATTGAATATATGAATAGTGAATTAAGACATTGATTTCCTAAGGGAACTGATTTTAATAAAGTTAGTCAAAAACAAATAGATTGAGTAGTTAATGTTATAAATGATAAACTCCAACCGTGTTTAAATTGAATAAGTGCAAAAGAAGTATTTTTACAGAATATTAAATAA
- a CDS encoding YigZ family protein: MYIIKKNKILTKELIIRNVKFLCFASYVQTETDVINFLKKYKDKKANYNVYAYVIGNRRENIYKTDNGETRHIAGKTILENIIEKNITNIIVLVLRYFNPIYSLPEDWIKNGYATITRIILNSAQLEKINEQIKIGILLRSLNEVFLRELLDKNKINIISRLIYRGDLIFTIIIDRNNSVLIELDNLIIKGKIYSYKILKN, from the coding sequence ATGTATATAATTAAGAAAAATAAAATTTTAACTAAAGAATTAATAATTCGTAATGTTAAATTTCTTTGTTTCGCTAGTTACGTTCAAACAGAAACAGATGTTATTAACTTCTTAAAAAAGTATAAAGATAAAAAAGCAAATTATAATGTGTATGCATATGTTATTGGAAATCGTCGTGAAAATATTTACAAAACTGATAACGGCGAAACACGACATATTGCAGGAAAAACTATCTTAGAAAATATTATTGAAAAAAATATAACAAATATTATTGTTCTAGTTCTTCGGTATTTTAATCCAATTTACAGTTTACCCGAAGATTGAATTAAAAATGGATATGCAACAATTACACGTATTATTTTAAATTCTGCTCAATTAGAAAAAATTAATGAACAAATTAAAATTGGAATTTTATTACGGTCATTAAATGAAGTATTTTTACGAGAACTTTTAGACAAAAATAAAATTAATATTATATCTAGATTAATTTATCGTGGTGACTTAATTTTTACTATAATTATTGATCGTAACAACAGCGTATTAATTGAATTAGATAATTTAATTATTAAAGGAAAAATCTATAGTTATAAAATTTTAAAAAATTAA
- a CDS encoding ISNCY family transposase, whose product MNNDRKNKYKTIGKVINNEITKKRAAKILDLSIRKIEQLMKIYDTQNMTSFAHHSRGRTAYNKTKPEICENILNLYKTKYIDFNFIHFKEKLLENEKIKISYSVLYNLMSLNQIKSPRKQKLRKKDKSHPLRECRKCFGELLQADASEHLWLGIKHPKIFLRGAIDDATNTAVGLYFNYQETLNGYYNVLYQILKNYGIPMEFYTDKRTIFTYQKNNSKNEEKDTFTQFSRCCNELGVEIITTSIPQAKGRIERLWGALQDRLKNELSLAKVTTLEETNKFLKEFLPKFNKHFALPIDYNNSAFVDAPESDKINLLLSITSTRRTGNGSSISYANKKYLAYDNKKLKVFNSKTNVTIINAFDKTLYLKYENKIYNLLEYIPTVKNTEKTLPKSKAHKPKSNHPWTERYTMKQLSIK is encoded by the coding sequence ATTAACAATGACAGAAAAAATAAATATAAAACTATTGGAAAAGTTATTAATAATGAAATAACAAAAAAACGTGCTGCTAAAATTTTAGATTTGTCTATTCGTAAAATTGAACAATTAATGAAAATTTATGATACACAAAATATGACTTCCTTTGCCCATCATTCACGTGGTAGAACAGCATATAACAAAACAAAACCAGAAATTTGTGAAAATATTCTTAATCTTTACAAAACTAAATATATTGATTTTAATTTTATACATTTTAAAGAAAAATTACTCGAAAATGAAAAAATAAAAATTTCTTATTCAGTTTTGTACAACTTAATGTCTCTAAATCAAATAAAATCTCCTAGAAAACAGAAATTAAGAAAAAAAGATAAATCACATCCTTTAAGAGAATGCCGCAAATGTTTTGGGGAATTATTACAAGCTGATGCTAGTGAACATTTGTGGCTAGGAATAAAACATCCTAAAATATTTTTACGTGGTGCTATTGATGATGCAACAAATACAGCTGTTGGATTATATTTTAATTATCAAGAAACCTTAAATGGTTATTATAATGTTTTATATCAAATTTTAAAAAACTATGGTATTCCTATGGAATTTTATACAGATAAGCGAACAATTTTTACTTATCAAAAAAATAATAGTAAAAACGAAGAAAAAGACACCTTTACTCAATTCAGCAGATGCTGTAATGAATTAGGTGTCGAAATCATAACTACTTCAATTCCTCAAGCAAAAGGTCGAATTGAACGGTTATGAGGTGCTTTACAAGATCGTCTAAAAAATGAATTAAGTCTTGCAAAAGTAACTACTCTTGAAGAAACAAATAAGTTCTTAAAAGAATTTCTGCCTAAATTCAATAAACACTTTGCTCTTCCCATTGATTATAACAATTCTGCTTTTGTTGATGCACCAGAAAGTGACAAAATTAATTTACTTTTATCAATAACTTCAACAAGAAGAACAGGTAATGGATCATCAATTAGTTATGCCAATAAAAAGTACTTAGCTTATGATAATAAAAAACTAAAAGTTTTTAATTCAAAAACAAATGTTACAATAATTAATGCATTTGATAAAACATTGTATCTTAAGTATGAAAACAAAATTTATAATCTATTAGAATATATTCCAACAGTTAAAAATACAGAAAAAACATTACCAAAATCTAAAGCTCATAAACCCAAATCAAATCATCCATGAACTGAAAGATATACTATGAAACAATTATCAATTAAATAA
- a CDS encoding DUF402 domain-containing protein — protein MDSLQVGDSVLVHAYKHNGSVYRSWESAVVLLLEEEYIVLVNEDVTVTELNGRKWKTNEPAIWIFNRKNWSNIICMLKDTGINYYCNIASPFIMEQKTIKYIDYDLDIKVFADGSYKILDLKEFNRNRIAWKYSRDIVNAIWTEIDNLKYLIKNKLFIFEHSHAEALWQQYLALKSKLLK, from the coding sequence ATGGACTCGTTACAAGTTGGAGATAGTGTCTTAGTACATGCTTATAAACATAATGGTTCAGTTTACCGTAGTTGAGAATCGGCGGTTGTTTTATTACTAGAAGAAGAATATATTGTTTTAGTAAATGAAGATGTCACTGTTACAGAATTGAATGGTAGAAAATGAAAAACAAATGAACCAGCAATTTGGATTTTTAATCGGAAAAATTGAAGTAATATTATTTGTATGCTTAAAGATACCGGGATAAATTACTATTGTAATATTGCATCGCCATTTATTATGGAGCAAAAAACAATTAAATATATTGATTATGATTTAGACATTAAAGTTTTTGCTGATGGTAGTTATAAAATTTTAGATCTAAAAGAGTTTAATCGAAATCGTATTGCTTGAAAATATAGTCGTGATATTGTTAATGCAATTTGAACAGAAATTGATAATTTAAAATATTTAATTAAAAATAAACTTTTTATTTTTGAACATAGTCATGCAGAAGCGTTATGACAACAATATTTAGCATTAAAATCTAAATTACTTAAATAA
- a CDS encoding family 1 glycosylhydrolase, translating into MEDGKSASNWDHWFSLEKYRFFNQQPCLNDFYHRYQEDIKIVRELNFNSLWTSIQWSRLIPDGKTINPKGVEFYNNVINEMESCKCKQ; encoded by the coding sequence TTGGAAGATGGAAAATCTGCATCAAATTGAGATCATTGATTTAGTTTAGAAAAATATCGTTTTTTTAACCAACAACCTTGTTTAAATGATTTTTACCATCGTTATCAAGAAGATATTAAAATTGTAAGGGAGTTAAATTTTAATTCATTATGAACATCAATTCAATGAAGTAGATTAATTCCTGATGGAAAAACAATTAATCCAAAAGGAGTTGAATTTTATAATAATGTAATTAATGAAATGGAATCCTGTAAATGCAAGCAGTAA